TAAACAGCTCCTTCAGCCACCGGCTGATTCACCCAcggtgtgtgagggagaggtaCAGCAggtccttccttcctgctgctgtcagactgtACAACCAGCTGTGATCCCTTTGAACACACTTTTGcaatttttataattatttaatttaattatttaattatttaattgttctattatttacaatttatttactatttacttttttttgctcattgttgttttttgtttcttactatgttgttttttttgctctttcTTTTGCTCTTGTTGCACTGTACCTGCATTGCTGTTGTAAACCCTCAAATTTCCCCACTgtgggactattaaaggattctattattattattattaaagctCCTCTCTCATAAGACCAGGCCAACCCCTACCTCCAGAATCACAATAATATTTTATGATCTTGGCGTCTTAATTTTAGGACCGATTTAAGCAACAGTGGTCCTGGCTAGTCAAGCACCTTGATTTTGTGTAGTCTGCTCAGCTTCCTCCAGAATCCCACACTAACTAACTTAGTTTGCAGAAATGCAACATTTGCTCAAGTagtctttcttcttttagtcCCGGTGTGTCTCTTCTCTAATCTGAATCACAGACTTAACTGTTGCGCCAAGACTCTGCACTGTTTAGACTTATTGCTGTTACAAACAACCTTTGTTCATTCCTTTGATTAACATTTGATTAGCTTTGCCGTAGCCTTTCATTGCCTCttaaaaacattacacatattattttacctccttctcctctccgcACACTCAGAATCCATAACTAAACAGAATTGGTTTTCTGCTTACCTTTTGGTTTGAGTATCTGGAGAATCGATAGGAGCAGCCTCGGACCTTGGGGGTCTCCGTTCTTTCTGGTCAAAAGATTCCTCCTCAGGATCACGTCGGTAAAAACTTCTGTTaggatcacgtcggggtcaccaaATTGTTAAGCGTGtcggtttatcctaaatatgagaagagccggctGATccaattcaagtatttattgagatgcaatgaacaACATGATCATGGACAAtaatcacagcctaggctaaataAGTTAGCAGTAGGGAGTTAATAATGGCCctgaacaaaaggggtttgatataattataacagtagatttaatatgattggttatgaaagattgtaGGGGAGTCATcacaaatcaatttggttctcccttatggtccacagctgtagtcccccACCTCTTGTCgaggaatccaggaagtgacaagaagccgctctccgtGACGCTACTaatactctgatagttgctaagcaaaatgttctcttcatgaaaggccttgacacagatgatgccatgtaggccattggcgaaaggaatatgatgttcctgctatatccaaacaatgtcctgttgatgtaaacattaggatcctcaaaaccaaaacaacaagacaaaacaatgtcaacaaagtcactctgtccgacctccagaactttattaacagctgcttgaaatatatgtgatgtgatgagtctaagggaataatggtttaataccaaaagttagaattcagaacaattctaaaattaattattaacaataagcagcaagggttatttataaatcatttgtataaaggccttatatctgggtcaaactgcttctatctttattcatttagagttcagtcagacagagactataggtaaaatattgaaatccttaCATGGCCTACATGTACCCTGCATGTAAAACCTGCATTTCCTGACGTCAGGTTATTGTTCTACATCCTCATTTACCTGTGCTCTGTTGATTTCTCCTCCGTAACAAAACCCTAGTAACACAATACAGCATTTCTTTGATTATCTTGTATcactgtgtgtaagtgtgtgtgtgtgtgttgtggtggaaTTTTCTTCTAGTGCTCTTCTTTTAATTTTGTCTACACTGTTAACTTTGAAACAGTTAACTTTCATAGCTATTACTTCTGTTGGGAATTTGAGGTTATACTtatcacacatttaatttagaCTTCTATATTAAGATTTACTTGTTTGGGGCTTACAGTGTTTCTATGTGATTAGATTGTCAGTATTTATCAGTCAATTGTGAACCTATATGAACTGCATTAGCCTGTATGGACGCTACCACAGAAAATAAAGTTggattgattcatttattttacctACAAGTGCATTTCCTTCCTACCACAGTATTTCAGGACCCATTTCTGAGAAGATACTCTTCACTTTAGCTAGCGCTGGAAATGTATATCAAAGTGTGGTATTTCAGAACTCAAATGCAAACCAGTATTGGCTGTCTTCTGTTGTGATTATATCAAATGTAATTTGCTTGTGCGCTCAAATCGCCATGGCAATAAACAAAACAGCACACATAGTCATGAAACACCCACTTTGTGTATTAACAGATCATATGTACAAACACTCCCCTTCCTTATTGACCAATTAAATTatacctactgttataaaatattacagaCGCCATCTGTTTGATGTGACTCATGACTCTCCAGTGCTGCTAGAGTGCTGTGCTATgggtgcccattgctttgctgtaaCTATTCATAGCTtttcattgcttctaaataaatacttgattgaaccaaACCGAGACCAGCTCTTCTCATATTCAGGATAAACGAACATGCAACGACATGCCATGGCACTATGCAGAGGAATGCTGTGGACCCTTATATTTCTTGAATCGATTTTTCTCATCATGTCCGTTTACGGATGGGACAGCTTCCACCGAAAAGGaggtaaaatgtgtgtttgttagtttctCGCTGTTCCTGCTGCATCCTGCTCTtggtttaaaatgcattttgttcATTGTATTCATTGTTTGCATTTTGCTCTCCACTGCTTATGAAATGGGTATTAGTACatgcaggcacgtgcacagacattttggggggcaagTGCTCAAACCCAAAAAAaggggcacccatcgccaaaattatttatgaaatttaaaataataataataaatacaaattagctgctaccctgagctgcttgctgctgttccctgtccttctgcttttggagatcctcttttcttggcattatgctgcacattttgtaaatgagataaatcaatgatgtgcataattatcaagagtgacttacataatctctatgaagctgacaacacagtacacaattttttttttttactgttttctgacagagttgaagcaaaagaagcattacactaataatataccacaatttacctcaccagactgtcatgtagctcaacttaagacctacctttcatttcaataattacgattttaaaCGAAAgaaaactagtgaacttgtctaatttgtagAGCAGTAAAGCTGCCCTTTTCTGCCTGcttgcctgcctgcctgcctgcctgcctgcctgcctgcctgcctgtctgtctgtctgtctgcctgccttcctgcctgtctgtctgtatatatctccctctctctcttcattaaacatgacaaacgtcagtaaacagctggacaaggctttgaaatcacaGATTTCgtgagtttttgtttgtttattatttaggaAACGTCAGACCAGTTGCGACATAATTTTTTCAGCGGTgctaatgttgtggttcattAATCACCAAACATCATCGGGGGATTGCACAATCACCGTCATTACCTGTTGGTCTGATGCTGCGGGTCAGAGAGGAAGTAGCTGCAGCCGTTTGGCGCTCAgctgcatgaggaggaggaggaggaggtaggggtgcgaagggggaggggggttggggggtacTTGTGAGAGCCGCGGAGCATATCAGggcgaaattctcacaagaactcaaataaatgccccgtcacatatcaaaaaacatttggggggaattgatgacagagagagtaaattttattcttaaatattgatgaatgaagaaaaaattggtctccagcagagggcacttttctcatccagggcaaaagggccagtgcttgagcgcCACttggggtctatctgtgcacgtgcctgagTACATGGACTGGTAGATGGTGCACATGTGACCTCAGCTCTGATTACTTTTGGATTATCATGTATTACATTTCTTTACCTGACTGAGGCTCTCACCAAGAgagatattttcctttttgttttgttttggccgCACTTATTTTCTCTTTGAGTAAGAATTCAATGCTAAAGCTATTTTTTAGCACTAAACACTTTGGATGACTGAATGTAtcttggagaggcggtggtctagtggtagaaacttggactatgggcagagaaggtctctggttcgtctctggtttcgactccacggagagacaacaaaagacgaacctggattgatctgtccaaaaatccaagaggagtctccctaccctgtctagtgcccctgagcaaggcaccttactcccccaacatctgctcccagagtactgtacatggtcgctcactgctctgtgtgtcctgcaccagatgggtcaaaagcagagattaaatttccgtACCTGCaagagtgtgcctttgcatgtctgtgcatgtctgtgcatgtgtttgggacgaataaatgcatcttaatcttctGGTTCTCCTTATCACAGCTGAAAGGATGCATAACTTACAGGATGGGAGAAAACAGCTGCTAAAAGAAATCTGTGAAGATGACAAAGAGGCCATTTCTAAGCGAAAACACAGTCTTGAAGACTTGAGTGACAGTGAACTGGAGAACCTCATTGTGGATGACAAGCACGGCATCATCTACTGTTACATTCCCAAGGTGACAcggacatgaacacacagcacacaagaTTGTTTAGGAACATACTTTATGGCTTAATACCCCGCTGGCTGTacactctgtctctcaggttGCATGTACCAACTGGAAGAGGGTGATGTATGTACTGAAACACGGGGAGCCATATCAGGACCCTAGTTCCATATATGATCAGTACGTTCATGGCCTTGACACCTTACGTCTTTTAAGCAGCTACCCAAGAATAGAGAGGAAGGTGAGTCCATATGGTGACCTCAGAAGTATGTTTAAACTTACAAACCAAAAGTTTGTCTCGCTATGAGTTGATTCAGTTTCAACACAGTTAGTATGACAGAGTGTTCATGTGTATCGTATTTGTTAACTACAGGCAAAGCTGAAGCACTACACCAAATTCCTGTTTGTACGGGACCCGTTCGTCCGTCTCATCTCCGCCTTCCGAGACAAATTCGAAGATTCGAAGAACGACTACTACTATAACCCCCTCAGCCAACACATCCAGTGTCTCTACGGCAGCCAGCCTTATCCGCCACGCATAAcattttacaactttattcaaTATCTTGTGGACCCACAGAGTGAGCAGAATCTACCCTTTGATCCGCACTGGAGGCAGATGCATCGTCTTTGCCACCCCTGCCTCATACAGTAAGGACATTTTGAATGCTACAAAGATCCTGTCCTCTGCGTTGTTGATGGACATTTTCCTAAAGGTTGATACTGGTTGGTTTTATTTCTCAGGTATGATTTCATTGGCCATGTGGAGACTCTACAGGAGGATGCTGAACAGCTACTGAACACCTTAAAGCTGCAGAACGACATTAAGTTCCCTCCTTCCTATGTCAACCTTACAACTGCTGAGTCTTTGTCAGGCTGGTTCAGAAATGTGCCTCTAGTGGAAAGGATGAAGCTGTACAAGCTCTATGAAACTGACTTTAAGTTGTTTGGCTACAGAAAGCCAGATGAATTGCTTGATGGTTGAGAGGAAGTCATGAGAACTTCACTCCTCTCTATGAAACCAATACGCACAAAAGCCACAGCACACACTGCTCAGCCAAGAGCAGACAATCGTTTTTTGTATGAAGCGACAACAATTCAATAAAAGTAACTTAAtaaaagaagcaaaacaaaagactgTTTAATTAATGAAAAAGAATTGCAGAGAAAATATTTCCCAGCTGGAGAAAAACAGAGCTCTCATACCTGGAGTGTATCAGGAGGTCTGACCTCAAACATACAAAGAGAATACATCAGAACATAAAGTCATCTGTATAATGTTCCTGTGAGTTACTGATGGTGAAATGTTCGCTCTGCTTGAAGTGAAAACCGCTTTTCTCAGAGTGTCATTCTGTTTTAGACAGGAATCTGAACTAGACGCACAGAGTACCGTACAGTCTGTGTATCTTCTACTATAAATAAAGTTGGTTGAAAGAGAACACTGAGTGTGAGTGGAGTCAGATTTTCTCTGAACCATGGTTCTCCTTTCCTATCTCCTTTTCTAACTCATCATCGCTTCTCCCTCAATGCTTTCCTTGACCTTGTGAAGTTTCCTTTCGGAGTCAAGGAGCAGTGGTTGGGAAAGGAGATTAGTTTGACTTGACGAACGTTCTCCATGTAAGACAGTTGTCTCTTTGTTACAGCTCTCTGCCACCTCttaaatacaggacaaaatgtATTGATGTACTGTGGGTCTAGACATAGCATTAAAGTAATGAAGTTATtctgagaagtgatggcctatttcgatggcaagataaaaaaaatctacagaAGAATGAGGAAGCGTAGTGCATTCACTTGAAAACACACTCAACATTATCAAGTCCAAATACCGTTAAAGaacaaaattattttacatgtaCATTCCTGTTTGAGAACGACACTGAGTCATTCAGTTGAACAAAAGCACTTTATCTTTGTCTTTTAGGATGTCACATCTTTGATGGTTAAAAGGAAGGTAGGCCTATATGAAAATTCATGTTTGTCCAGAATAGGCACTATACCCGCACAGAAGAAAAGGATGTAGACAGCCAGGACATGACGCCCACCGGCTGTGGCTACTGCTCCTCCAGCTTTAGGGCCTTTTAGTGTGAGGTGATACTCTACGACAGGAAGTGTGGTCTCTGCTACCTGGTCTCACCTCCTGGAACcaagatgaaaagagagagtgtgtgaattGACTTGTATGTGGCGTGAAAATGTAAGTataatgaagcagcagttaaaacaaaataaagaatttgCGGTTGACATCAGTGCAGTAGTACCTGGCATGTGCAGTTGTATTTCCCCAGGGTCTTCTCTGTGACGGTCACCTCCAGGTCAGAGTGATGTTGCCgggtgtgtctgtggagaggaTGTTCCCAGCTGCAGGGCCTGGGAGTCAGCTGGACGCACGGCAACAGGAGGCGCAGGCCGATGGAAACTTGCATCTCCCTGGTGGAAGGAGAGCAAGCAGTGAGACAGCAGAAAGGTGAATAGCAGGAGACGGGGGTATATGATACTACCAATTGATGCTTAACTTAATTTGCATAGTGTGTGATCACCACATTAAAAAGTAACTGTGTTTTTTCTCGGCGTCCTCATTGGTCATTGTGTTCCCCATCATCTGGTATTAAGCCAGTCAGCGAATTTAGTGTAAACAAGCCCTGCCACCAATCCTAAATACATACCAGGAATGGCCAAGGTCACGTTCCAAATTTACCTTTGTAAGCATTTCCGCTGTCCACAACATTGCAATGACCATTATAAATTGAATCCCCTACCCTACCAAGACTGGTCCTCCTCATCGCCTATACAGGATATGATTGGAATCCCTCACCTACTACAGTGTCAGCTAGAACACTGCAAAGCAAGATCTCTGTAACAAGAGGGGTTATACAGACAGCATACACAACATAACGGTTAATTTATCTGACTCAACTCCAAACCCAAAAAGAATCCACTGGAACATACTATCAGATATTGGATCAATGCAAACTGTGTTTGTCAATGTTCACCTATGCCTCTGGGACAGATCCAATGGTTTCTTtggtagtaaaaaaaaattaaatcaaatcaaatcaagtttattgtcacatgcaccaatgactaGGGATGGGTATCGTTAGGTTTTTATCCGATACCGGTGCTTAACCGATACTTTTAAAACGATACTGGTGCCTAAACGGTGCCTGAACcgatattttaaaaaaaatgtcaaaaaagacaaaacgaCGCTTGACGACATTTAAGAATGGCTTTCTTTTTATCCTAAATATATGaactgtttaaagtagattttaaatataaataaactttactCAGCGTGGTCTCCGTTCCTCCCGCCCCTAGCCTTTCCATgccgacccagagccggtcgCGGCGCACTGCCATGGAGGAATTGTACCCGGCCTGGGGCCAGCCAGCGCCGGGTATAGGTCTGTCGAGGAGATCCTCCCACACCTGCACGGAAGCCCTGACGCACGCGGGCAGCGCGGAGACAAGAGACCGGCAGCCGCGCCCGACTCATGCGGGGGCCCGACGAGAGGCTCCCGATCCCGTGAAGGGAGGAGtagaagtgtgaggaggcgggaggaacaAAGACCTCAGTTACttggctcaggcaccgaaatGAATCACCGAAATCTGCGCTGCATTTCGCTCCAGGTAGGTACCGGTTGTATTGGAACCGGTGCCATATTGGAACCGGTTCTCGGTACCCAACCctaccaatgacagcgtcatcggagcagggaaattcttgtgacatggcaggcaacatctacgcagtagacgactttacacaatagaaaaataacatgctatgtaacataatatataacataacatcataacatataacatagtcaagtgatgcagcagtttacagggtgaaggatgggggaatattaaattaaataatatgaatatatgtataacatattacagtcaaatcaaagttaaatgaagcagcagtttacagggtgaagaagtggggaatattaaataaatgaacatatgtgaagtaagtgtatttgtatgagtgggggagcagaatgtacatggtgactgttcagagggtAGAAAAATAACTTACtctgtaacataacatataacataacatcgtaacatataacattTTCAAGTCAAGCAGCactttacagggtgaagaagtggagaatattaaattaaatagtATGAATATGTGTATATCATCTAACATAGGCAGATCAAAGtccaaatgaagcaacagtttacagggtgaagaagtggggaatattaaataaaatgaatatatgtgaagtaagtgtatttgtatgagtaggggagcagaatgtacatggtgactgttcagagggtcagtgttgattgttcagaagcctaatggcctgggggaagaagctgtttgtgtgctCCGGtaacttcaccaccctctgcagggccttgcgatcagcagcggagcagctaccaTACCAGAACGTGATGCAGCctgagaggatgctctcaatggtacacctgtaaaagtttgttaaagtttttgcagtcatgccaaacttcttgagtctcctcaggaagtattAGCGCTTTTGTGCAGTTTTGACCACAGAGTCCGCTTGTTTTGACCAGGTAAGGTCATCTGTGATGAAcacaccgaggaacttgaactcggagactctctccactacagctccatcGATGTGTAACGGACCGAGaccccccctctgcagcttcctgaagtccacgatcatctccttggtcttgcagacgttgagagacaggttgttctcCTGGCACCATGTTTCCAGGACTCTGACCTCATCTCTATAGGCGGTCTTGTCGTTGTTGGAGATGAGACCCAGGAATGTGGTGTCATCTGCAAATTTGAGGATAATGTTGGAACTGTGTGTTGCCACACAGTCCTGCGTGTACAGAGAGTACAGGAGGGGCTGAGTACGCAGCCCTGAGGGGCCCCGATACTCAGAGTCAGTGAGTAGGAGGTGTGGTTGCCCATTCTCACCACCTGGGGTCTGCTCGTCAAAAAAGTCCAAGATCCAGTTACACAGGGGGGTTTTAAGACCCAGGCTCCTGAGCTTGGGGACGAGTTTGGCAGGCACAATTGTGTTGAACGCGGAGCTGTAGTCCACGAACAGCATCCTCACATATGTGTTGGCCttttccaggtgggagagggtggTATGTGTTTCCAGGGTGATTGCATTGTCCGTGGATCGGTTTGGGCGGTATGCAAATTGGAGGGGGTCAA
This sequence is a window from Platichthys flesus chromosome 24, fPlaFle2.1, whole genome shotgun sequence. Protein-coding genes within it:
- the LOC133950330 gene encoding carbohydrate sulfotransferase 12-like, whose protein sequence is MQRHAMALCRGMLWTLIFLESIFLIMSVYGWDSFHRKGAERMHNLQDGRKQLLKEICEDDKEAISKRKHSLEDLSDSELENLIVDDKHGIIYCYIPKVACTNWKRVMYVLKHGEPYQDPSSIYDQYVHGLDTLRLLSSYPRIERKAKLKHYTKFLFVRDPFVRLISAFRDKFEDSKNDYYYNPLSQHIQCLYGSQPYPPRITFYNFIQYLVDPQSEQNLPFDPHWRQMHRLCHPCLIQYDFIGHVETLQEDAEQLLNTLKLQNDIKFPPSYVNLTTAESLSGWFRNVPLVERMKLYKLYETDFKLFGYRKPDELLDG